A single region of the Salicibibacter cibi genome encodes:
- a CDS encoding TcaA second domain-containing protein, whose amino-acid sequence MTKKNVFIISGGVALFLIIGIGIAIGVSGSNDPQQLTEDFHDAIQENDVDAFKDVVEVDSDMAWPDEQIETTLEMMHEPEYFEETMQILNIQASYYEDEDMMPAGEVNIHELLNMGAFYIEEEDNVLGNSYNLRVRPYHLQVSADADADIHFLGDAYKIEEDG is encoded by the coding sequence GTGACAAAAAAGAATGTTTTTATCATTAGTGGCGGTGTTGCACTTTTTTTAATCATTGGTATTGGTATAGCGATTGGTGTTTCCGGGTCGAATGATCCGCAACAACTCACCGAAGATTTTCATGATGCCATCCAGGAAAACGATGTAGATGCTTTTAAAGATGTGGTCGAGGTTGATTCGGATATGGCATGGCCAGACGAGCAAATCGAAACCACGTTAGAGATGATGCATGAACCTGAATATTTTGAGGAAACGATGCAAATTCTCAATATTCAAGCCAGTTATTATGAAGATGAAGACATGATGCCTGCGGGAGAGGTTAATATCCATGAGCTCTTAAATATGGGGGCATTTTATATTGAAGAGGAGGATAATGTTTTAGGTAACAGCTATAACCTTCGTGTTCGTCCTTATCACCTACAGGTTTCCGCTGATGCCGATGCCGACATCCATTTTTTAGGCGATGCATATAAGATCGAAGAAGATGGATAG
- a CDS encoding DUF4328 domain-containing protein yields the protein MLLLTTVLYFIWLYQLFKRARLVHSRDTLYHPGWAIGYHFIPVLNWIMPASIIWRLNKEQVKRLNVPSLHLGIIIWWGFILLSGFITFTFSFNLDGEAAMTVGDMRFDAIIRAISDLIRVISGATLLVLIQMLTKRLFMSEVVETRKTSVAER from the coding sequence ATGTTATTGTTGACAACTGTTTTATATTTTATTTGGCTTTATCAATTATTTAAACGGGCGCGGTTGGTTCATTCAAGGGATACCCTTTATCATCCGGGATGGGCTATTGGCTACCATTTCATACCGGTTCTAAACTGGATTATGCCCGCCTCTATCATATGGCGGCTTAATAAAGAGCAGGTGAAACGGTTAAATGTCCCTTCCTTGCATCTAGGCATTATTATATGGTGGGGGTTTATTCTGTTATCCGGTTTCATTACATTCACATTTAGTTTTAACCTGGATGGGGAGGCAGCGATGACAGTCGGAGATATGCGTTTCGATGCCATCATCCGTGCGATTTCTGATCTGATTAGAGTCATATCAGGTGCTACTTTATTGGTTCTTATTCAGATGTTGACAAAACGCTTATTTATGAGTGAAGTTGTTGAAACACGAAAAACTTCTGTGGCAGAACGATAA
- a CDS encoding SAF domain-containing protein, protein MLESRRRALIFLGLALIIALIAGLLFFQQVQSLQTELGGSTEVYVADSNVPSREMITENNISTMEIPNRFITSSHITDPSELEDMVSVVPLNEGDLLVQNILRPYSDVTDENHRLVALHQGDGVQFDQELEALDRVDIVVSHSFEGEDETEVLMSDVPVAMVMHGGEENAMTGAALEIPTDDATEIIHMQNYADSIRVLKANLGEGDVDLQEMLEETEIPEDEGDPDEEDEDEDEDD, encoded by the coding sequence ATGTTGGAATCTAGACGAAGAGCGTTAATATTTCTAGGACTAGCATTAATTATTGCACTCATTGCAGGTTTATTATTTTTTCAACAAGTACAAAGTTTACAAACAGAATTGGGAGGATCAACGGAAGTCTATGTAGCTGATTCAAACGTTCCATCTCGAGAAATGATTACAGAGAATAATATATCTACTATGGAAATCCCGAATCGCTTTATAACATCTTCTCATATCACTGATCCCTCAGAATTGGAAGATATGGTATCAGTAGTACCGTTAAACGAAGGGGATCTGCTTGTTCAAAACATACTGAGACCTTATTCGGATGTTACAGATGAAAATCACCGTCTGGTTGCCTTGCACCAAGGGGACGGGGTCCAATTTGATCAGGAGCTTGAAGCGCTTGACAGAGTAGATATCGTTGTCTCTCATTCGTTTGAAGGTGAAGACGAGACAGAAGTTCTGATGAGTGATGTCCCTGTCGCTATGGTTATGCATGGAGGTGAAGAAAATGCAATGACTGGGGCTGCCCTGGAAATTCCCACAGATGATGCGACAGAAATCATTCATATGCAAAATTATGCTGATTCTATACGTGTCTTAAAAGCAAATTTAGGTGAAGGTGATGTGGATTTACAGGAAATGTTAGAGGAGACAGAAATACCTGAAGATGAAGGCGATCCAGATGAGGAGGATGAGGATGAAGATGAAGATGATTAA
- a CDS encoding TcaA 3rd/4th domain-containing protein, which produces MYSIQGESESAYASNQEESEITLFDQENFEVEHSMNLSGDPISVESTMPNTVVFIDGDEVDQIEEEDLEDSEGMLQSDEGKEIGDVSAGHEIHGEVELPWATATSDPVEVEEDTNTYTITPDPVSEEETEEALTQVINDYMTDRMEALTEQDMDVLDTDAISEEIESDIESDVQDYDDENYLEGDVLGTRIDFGDVDYRYADGGTHTLSIPVESHEDTRQNREIGGDEDFSEDHQQLIVQMIYEDDTWIVDEVDYDNTVMPDEPYMTGDRVVETEFD; this is translated from the coding sequence GTGTATTCGATTCAGGGTGAATCGGAATCGGCGTACGCGTCAAATCAAGAGGAAAGCGAAATCACGCTCTTTGATCAAGAGAATTTTGAAGTGGAACATTCGATGAATTTATCCGGTGATCCTATATCCGTTGAATCGACGATGCCGAATACGGTGGTTTTTATTGATGGCGATGAGGTTGACCAGATTGAAGAGGAGGACCTGGAGGATTCTGAAGGGATGCTTCAAAGTGATGAAGGAAAAGAGATTGGCGATGTCAGCGCCGGTCACGAGATCCATGGAGAAGTAGAACTCCCTTGGGCAACAGCCACATCTGACCCTGTGGAAGTCGAAGAGGATACGAATACCTATACGATTACACCTGACCCTGTTTCGGAAGAAGAGACCGAAGAAGCTCTCACTCAAGTGATCAATGACTACATGACGGATCGTATGGAAGCGCTCACCGAGCAAGATATGGACGTTTTGGATACCGATGCCATATCCGAAGAAATTGAATCAGATATTGAATCGGATGTTCAGGACTATGATGACGAGAATTATTTAGAAGGGGACGTGTTAGGCACCCGTATTGATTTTGGTGACGTAGACTATCGATATGCTGATGGCGGCACTCATACGCTTTCGATACCTGTAGAAAGTCATGAAGACACGAGACAAAACCGGGAAATCGGAGGCGATGAGGATTTCAGCGAGGATCATCAGCAACTTATTGTCCAAATGATCTATGAGGATGATACATGGATCGTAGATGAAGTAGATTATGACAACACAGTCATGCCTGACGAGCCATACATGACCGGTGATCGAGTGGTAGAAACGGAATTCGACTAA
- a CDS encoding type II secretion system F family protein — MTPAILFSIAVLLALLGLYNFLGHRASKKEWKKKIGGWFDKNQERESFIVVLGEKFDRTVHAQKVKDQLIRANVPLNASEFYAFLIVGGLGVAFLASNFFNIGVFISVLLGAVVMEISRRSLFYFRRHKYQERLNAQLPDICRILANGTRSGMTLNQAISLAARELPEPAKSEFRRMNNELALGVDFNHVLEQLQVRVPSRDFQIFVATLIIQKKAGSDLFAVLDEMANTLDERKMLAQEIKSMTAEQKYIAYILPAMPIALVLMMNIVMDGFIDPLFSGVGLILLALFVAGTVLTFFLVRKVTDIRV, encoded by the coding sequence GTGACGCCAGCTATATTATTTAGTATTGCCGTGCTTTTGGCACTTTTAGGTCTCTACAATTTTTTGGGTCATCGAGCTTCAAAGAAAGAATGGAAAAAGAAAATAGGAGGCTGGTTTGATAAAAATCAGGAAAGAGAGAGCTTTATTGTTGTACTAGGCGAAAAATTTGACCGTACGGTGCATGCTCAAAAGGTTAAAGACCAATTAATTAGAGCCAATGTACCTCTTAATGCATCGGAATTCTATGCATTCCTCATTGTGGGTGGACTTGGCGTCGCATTTCTGGCTTCGAATTTTTTTAACATCGGAGTATTTATCAGCGTATTGCTCGGTGCGGTTGTCATGGAAATCAGCCGTCGATCATTATTCTATTTTCGAAGGCATAAGTACCAGGAACGTTTGAATGCTCAACTCCCGGATATTTGTCGGATACTTGCCAACGGTACCCGTTCCGGTATGACATTGAACCAAGCTATCAGCCTGGCGGCTAGGGAGCTCCCTGAACCTGCGAAAAGTGAATTTCGGCGTATGAATAACGAGTTGGCTCTCGGCGTTGATTTTAACCATGTCCTGGAACAGTTACAGGTGAGGGTCCCCAGTAGAGATTTTCAAATATTCGTTGCTACATTGATCATCCAGAAGAAAGCGGGTAGTGACCTTTTTGCTGTACTTGATGAGATGGCTAATACTTTGGATGAGCGTAAAATGTTGGCTCAGGAAATTAAGTCTATGACAGCTGAACAAAAATATATCGCGTATATTTTACCCGCTATGCCGATTGCGCTCGTTTTGATGATGAACATCGTTATGGACGGATTTATTGATCCCTTGTTTTCCGGTGTTGGTTTAATACTCCTTGCCTTATTCGTCGCAGGAACAGTGCTAACCTTTTTCCTCGTACGAAAAGTAACAGATATAAGGGTGTAA
- a CDS encoding DUF5011 domain-containing protein: protein MEVNHSNIRNRKNRKKIAKRVSGLSLATTLAVGTALFSSQHDVGHAQSENIMDSDEALTEFHSNYNDEYDYTVHSLHNSGTGNIDYDDIDALTYIVQVPDELSHLLEDGSADRLTDPSDTLSFMVTGNVIEGDGEETTINRSEHQPGNFVDINPDTNTVAFDFYSFFEDNDLEPTESDAYQSYGFETPFTVDSENAIPIGEYEFETALVTGGNVDLDSVSGTETVTLSVDEGPEPEDPDDGTEDPVPEPEIDLLGEDPMEIDVGTDFEDVDPGVEATDEEDGDLTDAIDVDTSELDTSEPGEYTVTYSVENSGGESASVERDVIVIVIEDEDEDGEWVFDATGQIVTGVPGLEASEFVMNFGFDASNFTSEDVDSVNIEFDVPSDITVHEPDEYIEGEIPESLEDFFEEEGIEGFESLDIEWDGNTATIDLDTMASDEGYHGFFNGFGESNQALEELGDVTVTLFGDDDEEITQIDVPFEIVEFDGDVDEPVTPGNGGTENGDSADGEDGTGNGGSTDESDDTSGDSERTDDESADEVGGALPDTASNNPLMALIGLGIAALGAASIFVRKKLLTA, encoded by the coding sequence ATGGAAGTCAATCATAGTAACATTCGTAACAGGAAAAATCGTAAAAAAATTGCAAAGCGTGTATCAGGGTTATCCCTTGCAACTACGCTAGCTGTAGGAACTGCCCTTTTTTCGTCACAACATGATGTTGGACACGCACAGTCGGAAAACATTATGGATTCTGATGAAGCGCTCACAGAGTTTCATAGCAACTACAACGATGAATATGATTACACGGTTCATAGCCTTCATAATTCGGGTACAGGCAATATTGATTATGATGATATTGATGCGTTAACGTACATAGTCCAAGTGCCCGATGAATTATCGCATCTTTTAGAAGATGGATCGGCAGACAGACTGACGGACCCCAGTGACACACTATCCTTTATGGTAACAGGGAATGTGATCGAAGGGGATGGCGAGGAAACAACGATCAATCGATCTGAGCATCAACCCGGGAACTTTGTTGACATCAACCCTGACACAAACACTGTCGCGTTTGATTTTTATAGTTTTTTTGAAGACAATGACTTAGAACCGACCGAGTCTGACGCTTATCAATCATACGGGTTTGAAACACCGTTCACCGTTGATTCAGAAAATGCCATCCCGATTGGTGAGTATGAGTTCGAAACGGCATTGGTCACAGGCGGTAACGTGGACTTAGATTCCGTATCCGGTACGGAAACCGTTACCCTGTCGGTAGATGAAGGACCAGAACCTGAGGACCCCGACGACGGTACTGAAGATCCAGTTCCGGAGCCCGAGATTGATCTGCTCGGCGAAGATCCAATGGAGATAGACGTAGGCACGGATTTCGAGGATGTTGATCCGGGAGTAGAGGCGACGGATGAAGAAGACGGCGACTTGACGGACGCGATCGACGTGGACACGAGCGAGCTTGACACGAGTGAGCCTGGCGAATATACGGTGACCTATAGTGTCGAAAACAGCGGAGGCGAAAGCGCGTCGGTAGAGCGTGACGTTATCGTTATCGTTATCGAAGACGAAGACGAAGACGGCGAATGGGTCTTTGATGCCACAGGTCAAATTGTTACAGGTGTTCCTGGATTAGAAGCCTCTGAATTCGTCATGAACTTTGGGTTTGATGCATCAAACTTCACATCTGAAGACGTTGATAGTGTAAATATTGAATTTGATGTTCCGAGTGACATCACCGTCCATGAACCCGATGAGTACATTGAAGGCGAGATCCCTGAATCCCTTGAGGATTTCTTTGAAGAAGAAGGCATTGAAGGGTTTGAATCCCTTGATATCGAATGGGATGGCAATACAGCGACTATTGACTTAGACACGATGGCATCAGATGAAGGGTATCATGGATTTTTCAATGGCTTTGGGGAAAGCAACCAAGCGCTTGAAGAACTTGGTGATGTTACAGTAACCCTTTTTGGAGACGATGACGAAGAAATAACACAAATAGACGTCCCGTTTGAAATCGTTGAATTCGATGGCGATGTTGATGAGCCAGTGACACCGGGTAACGGCGGCACTGAAAATGGCGATAGTGCTGATGGTGAAGACGGCACTGGAAACGGCGGCAGCACCGATGAAAGTGATGACACTAGCGGCGACAGTGAACGTACTGATGATGAAAGTGCTGATGAAGTAGGCGGTGCGTTGCCAGACACGGCAAGCAATAATCCATTAATGGCATTAATCGGCTTGGGAATTGCTGCTTTGGGTGCTGCATCCATTTTCGTTCGTAAAAAATTGTTAACTGCATAA
- a CDS encoding AAA family ATPase yields MDAKILLITDEVGAFRDQLMDILEEYPNTESVTFSEVKMEIDRISPDIIIMTETDGEHEIDLLQYIQREINSSIILFISQSHDFFSLRETVRAGVDDFFVIPDEVAQFKDRLQKSVKFFSEDSEKTSNISLRRGRGSVVSFFSGKGGVGKTLVASTYAQTLQLDSNSEVVLLDLNLQYGGVETYMNIDSNRSIVDLQPVINELNENHIRNVTEAEEHSKIEVLLSPRDAEKAENITDADIARIIRACRRSYDFVVIDLPAEMNANTHAALEESEKIYYVMNLDTISLRIFSQVEELFTRLGMDTSDRLELIVNMKNNTNELKLDDLKNFIAANISSVQLRRDEKGVQPLLNQGEPLRKSAEEKKLSALAKDIRKWVHTQHKS; encoded by the coding sequence ATGGACGCTAAAATTTTATTAATCACAGATGAAGTTGGGGCTTTTAGAGATCAATTAATGGATATTTTGGAAGAATACCCTAATACGGAGAGTGTCACTTTTTCTGAAGTAAAAATGGAGATTGATCGCATTTCACCCGACATTATAATCATGACTGAAACTGATGGTGAACATGAAATTGATTTACTTCAGTATATTCAAAGAGAAATAAATTCATCAATTATTTTGTTCATTAGCCAGAGTCATGACTTTTTCTCGCTTCGTGAAACGGTACGCGCTGGCGTTGATGATTTTTTTGTCATCCCTGATGAAGTTGCTCAATTCAAGGATCGTTTACAAAAGAGTGTTAAGTTTTTTAGCGAAGATAGTGAAAAAACGAGTAATATTTCGCTAAGGCGAGGAAGAGGTAGTGTTGTTTCGTTTTTTAGTGGTAAGGGCGGAGTTGGAAAAACACTGGTAGCTTCAACTTACGCACAGACATTGCAGCTGGATTCAAATTCAGAAGTGGTTCTTCTGGATCTAAACCTCCAATATGGCGGGGTTGAAACCTACATGAACATAGACAGTAATCGCTCGATTGTTGATTTACAGCCGGTTATTAATGAGCTAAATGAGAATCATATTCGAAATGTAACAGAGGCCGAGGAACACTCAAAAATTGAGGTGTTGTTAAGTCCGAGGGATGCAGAAAAGGCGGAGAATATTACAGATGCAGATATCGCAAGGATCATCCGAGCATGTCGCAGAAGTTATGACTTTGTTGTTATCGACCTTCCAGCTGAAATGAATGCCAACACACATGCTGCTTTGGAAGAATCTGAAAAAATTTACTACGTTATGAATCTTGACACGATATCATTACGCATCTTCAGCCAGGTAGAGGAATTGTTCACAAGATTGGGTATGGATACCAGCGATCGGCTGGAATTAATCGTGAATATGAAGAACAATACGAATGAGTTGAAACTAGATGATTTGAAAAACTTCATTGCAGCTAACATCTCATCCGTACAACTTAGAAGAGATGAGAAAGGAGTACAACCCTTGCTCAATCAAGGGGAACCCTTGCGAAAATCAGCAGAAGAAAAGAAACTATCTGCTCTTGCGAAGGATATTAGAAAATGGGTACATACCCAACATAAGAGTTAA
- a CDS encoding CpaF family protein, translated as MSSLFKNKGNNTSTSTRQLSYSSYDEAYTERLLEHYKDRLLNETNLDHLTSMEASEMRVTIERLVNQFMSEEKVVLSKRGKDSLIDQLVNDSVGFGPLEPLLNDSEITEILINGHEEVYIEKNGQLTLTELKFRDEAHLRHIIDRVVAPLGRRIDESSPMVDARLEDGSRVNAVIPPVSLDGTLISIRKFRKDPFEMEDLIDLGTLNDPINEFLTAIVTAKLNVLISGGTGSGKTTLLNSLSKSIPEQERVVTIEDSAELQLNRSNVVGMEARPPNVEGTGEISIRQLVKNSLRMRPDRIIVGEVRGPEAFDMLQAMNTGHEGSLTTVHANSPFDAFRRVEGMIIMAGMELPAHVIREYIVGAVDIIIQGERLTDGKRRIVSVSEVNVQDSGQVEIRDIFRFRREGLDSNGEVLGVFEATGNIPNCLDRLKVHGAEIDERIFQPESVVGTRDASYII; from the coding sequence ATGTCGTCGCTATTTAAAAATAAAGGTAATAATACATCTACTTCGACTCGCCAGCTGTCCTATTCTTCGTATGATGAAGCCTATACTGAACGGCTATTGGAACATTACAAAGATCGCTTATTAAATGAAACGAACTTAGACCACTTAACAAGTATGGAAGCGTCTGAAATGCGTGTCACCATAGAGCGCCTTGTGAATCAATTCATGAGTGAAGAGAAAGTCGTGCTTTCAAAAAGAGGTAAGGATTCACTTATCGATCAATTGGTAAACGACTCTGTGGGATTCGGTCCGCTTGAACCTTTACTTAATGACAGTGAAATCACTGAAATTCTCATCAATGGTCATGAGGAAGTCTACATCGAAAAGAACGGGCAGCTGACTTTAACCGAATTGAAATTTCGTGATGAGGCCCACTTAAGGCATATCATTGATCGTGTCGTCGCACCACTTGGAAGGCGAATTGATGAAAGTTCACCGATGGTAGATGCTCGATTGGAAGATGGGAGCCGTGTGAATGCAGTCATCCCCCCTGTGAGTCTTGACGGAACATTAATTTCGATACGTAAATTTCGCAAAGATCCCTTTGAAATGGAAGACTTGATTGACTTGGGGACTTTAAATGACCCAATTAATGAGTTTTTAACAGCAATAGTTACTGCGAAGTTAAATGTTCTTATTTCTGGCGGGACAGGTAGTGGTAAAACTACCCTGTTAAATTCACTATCGAAATCAATTCCGGAACAGGAACGCGTGGTTACGATCGAAGATTCTGCGGAATTACAATTAAATCGAAGTAACGTCGTAGGTATGGAGGCGCGCCCGCCTAACGTAGAGGGTACAGGTGAGATTAGTATCCGACAACTGGTGAAGAATTCGCTCCGAATGCGACCTGACCGCATTATTGTTGGGGAAGTTCGCGGTCCTGAAGCGTTTGATATGTTGCAGGCGATGAATACAGGACATGAAGGGTCATTAACAACTGTCCACGCCAATTCACCCTTTGATGCATTTAGGCGTGTCGAGGGTATGATTATTATGGCAGGTATGGAATTACCAGCTCATGTCATCCGAGAGTATATCGTTGGTGCCGTTGATATCATTATTCAAGGTGAAAGACTTACGGATGGAAAGAGAAGAATTGTTTCTGTCTCAGAGGTGAACGTGCAAGATTCTGGTCAAGTAGAAATCCGTGATATCTTTCGTTTTAGACGTGAAGGATTAGATTCTAATGGAGAGGTTCTGGGGGTCTTTGAAGCGACGGGCAATATCCCGAATTGTTTAGATCGTTTGAAAGTGCATGGTGCCGAAATAGATGAACGAATATTTCAGCCGGAAAGTGTGGTGGGTACCCGTGACGCCAGCTATATTATTTAG
- a CDS encoding type II secretion system F family protein: MDGLIFVTLVFFYLFLIMGLISFYRYLEQRRELKQHVHEIAELETSLKNVATRKEKVLSKVFKFSDDLSALGHRINFFSETIDVEKWLMLSGYPLGLSVDRFQGLKIFSLLFGAVVGIFLFVLGFPFGSLLLITLPVLGYFSVIYWLRSKVKKRQEDLSRNLPDFMDTVSVTLQAGVGLDNALRQISPYFKGPIQEEFNRFNQKISLGVPREQAYNELLERNDSYEFQKLIKGLIQGAQLGVPVSKTFKIQSEEMRKIKKEQIKEQASKASPKVTLITTFVVLPTAMILIGGLMVLNLLFGDHGVFDVLL, translated from the coding sequence ATGGATGGCTTGATTTTTGTAACACTCGTTTTCTTTTATTTATTTTTGATTATGGGTTTAATCTCTTTTTATCGATATCTCGAGCAACGAAGAGAATTGAAACAGCATGTTCATGAAATTGCTGAACTAGAAACTAGTTTAAAGAATGTAGCCACGCGTAAAGAGAAGGTATTATCCAAAGTATTCAAGTTCTCCGATGATTTATCTGCATTAGGCCATAGAATTAATTTTTTCAGTGAAACGATCGATGTAGAAAAGTGGTTAATGCTGTCTGGTTATCCGTTAGGGCTGAGTGTTGATCGTTTTCAGGGGCTTAAGATTTTTTCACTCCTTTTCGGAGCTGTAGTCGGTATATTTCTATTCGTATTAGGATTCCCATTCGGGTCACTTTTGCTGATTACTCTACCGGTTCTCGGTTATTTTTCAGTTATTTATTGGTTACGTTCGAAAGTCAAAAAAAGGCAAGAAGATTTGAGCAGAAATTTGCCGGATTTCATGGATACCGTCAGTGTAACGTTACAAGCAGGTGTGGGATTAGATAATGCCTTACGTCAAATCAGTCCATATTTCAAAGGACCGATTCAAGAAGAGTTTAACCGGTTTAATCAGAAAATCAGTTTAGGGGTTCCGCGTGAACAAGCATATAATGAGCTCCTGGAGCGGAATGATAGTTATGAGTTTCAAAAATTAATAAAAGGTTTGATTCAGGGTGCACAACTAGGCGTCCCCGTGTCAAAGACTTTTAAAATTCAATCAGAGGAAATGCGCAAAATTAAGAAGGAACAAATCAAAGAACAAGCCTCAAAAGCATCTCCGAAAGTGACGTTAATAACAACCTTTGTTGTCCTGCCAACAGCAATGATCCTTATAGGCGGATTAATGGTCCTAAATCTTCTATTCGGAGATCATGGCGTCTTTGATGTGTTGCTATAA
- a CDS encoding transposase has translation MAIIPQMSLFSWEDLADLGDLERLRLVLDYLPDEALMRTLEKKRYKGRNEYPVRAMWNTMLAGVVFEHTSIESLRRELSRNGQLRELCGLTVIVPPAYVYTRFLKKLRAHESKVEAIFETMVEQLSELLPDFGKALAIDGKAVDSFAKGKHKDEDPDGRRDTDADYGKKEYKGKHKDGTIWNKVIKWFGYKIHLIVDAAYELPVAYSVTKASVPDINAGHDMINELEKERPWLLGQAETLAGDRGYDDTKMLERLWDDHQTKPVIDIRDMWKDGEDTRQLMDIENVTHDYKGTVYCHCPLTGKEREMANGGFEKDRATLKKRCPAKQYGITCEGQAECPIAQGIRIPLKEDRRIFTPIDRASYTWAKAYAKRTAVERVNSRLDVSFGFEQHTTRGQKKMKMKTGLALCTMLAMALGHIQEGRPEKMRSLVS, from the coding sequence ATGGCTATTATACCACAAATGAGCTTGTTTTCATGGGAAGATCTTGCGGATCTTGGAGATTTGGAACGCTTACGTTTGGTGCTCGATTATTTACCGGATGAAGCGTTGATGCGAACGTTGGAGAAAAAACGATATAAAGGGCGAAATGAATACCCTGTTCGCGCGATGTGGAATACGATGCTTGCAGGGGTTGTCTTTGAGCACACATCGATTGAATCATTGCGTCGGGAATTGAGCCGCAATGGACAGCTACGCGAATTGTGTGGCCTCACCGTGATCGTGCCCCCTGCTTATGTATATACGCGCTTTTTAAAAAAGCTGCGGGCGCACGAATCAAAGGTTGAAGCGATTTTTGAAACGATGGTGGAACAATTGAGCGAGCTCCTCCCTGATTTCGGGAAGGCCCTTGCGATCGATGGTAAGGCAGTAGACTCTTTTGCGAAGGGAAAACATAAGGATGAGGATCCTGACGGACGCCGTGATACCGATGCCGATTATGGGAAGAAAGAATATAAGGGGAAACACAAAGACGGGACGATCTGGAACAAAGTGATCAAATGGTTCGGCTATAAAATCCACCTGATCGTCGACGCGGCCTATGAATTGCCTGTGGCTTATTCAGTTACGAAAGCATCGGTGCCCGATATTAACGCCGGTCATGATATGATCAATGAGCTTGAAAAAGAACGCCCTTGGCTTTTGGGACAAGCAGAAACACTCGCCGGTGATCGCGGTTACGATGACACCAAAATGCTTGAGCGGCTGTGGGATGACCATCAAACCAAGCCTGTCATTGATATCCGGGACATGTGGAAAGATGGCGAGGACACGCGCCAACTGATGGACATTGAAAATGTCACGCATGACTATAAAGGCACCGTGTACTGTCACTGCCCGCTGACCGGGAAAGAGCGCGAAATGGCGAATGGGGGCTTTGAGAAAGATCGAGCCACCCTCAAAAAGCGTTGTCCGGCCAAACAATATGGCATCACCTGTGAAGGACAAGCGGAGTGTCCGATTGCCCAAGGAATTCGGATTCCGCTCAAGGAGGACCGCCGGATCTTCACGCCGATCGATCGAGCCAGTTACACATGGGCGAAGGCATACGCGAAACGAACGGCCGTGGAACGTGTGAACAGCCGGCTTGACGTCTCCTTTGGCTTCGAACAGCATACCACACGCGGGCAAAAGAAGATGAAAATGAAAACTGGGTTGGCTCTGTGCACGATGTTGGCGATGGCTTTAGGCCATATCCAAGAAGGCCGCCCGGAAAAAATGCGAAGCTTGGTTTCCTGA